From a region of the Actinopolymorpha singaporensis genome:
- a CDS encoding cytochrome c oxidase subunit 4 has product MKAEGYIFAILTGFFLVVSPVYWFLSHDPTGTSALVMTTLLAALVAFYVLLTARRVGPRPEDRKDAEIEEGAGELGFFSPHSWWPLACAASLSVLVLGIVFGWWLFIIGAGVGAVSVLGMVFEYYRGEHAH; this is encoded by the coding sequence GTGAAGGCCGAGGGATACATCTTCGCGATCCTGACCGGATTCTTTCTCGTCGTCTCGCCCGTCTACTGGTTCCTGTCCCACGACCCGACCGGAACCAGCGCGCTGGTGATGACCACGCTGCTCGCCGCCCTGGTGGCGTTCTACGTGCTCCTCACGGCCCGCCGGGTGGGCCCGCGCCCGGAGGACCGCAAGGACGCCGAGATCGAGGAGGGAGCCGGCGAGCTCGGCTTCTTCAGCCCGCACAGCTGGTGGCCGCTGGCCTGCGCGGCGTCCCTGTCCGTGCTCGTCCTGGGCATCGTCTTCGGTTGGTGGCTCTTCATCATCGGCGCCGGAGTCGGTGCGGTCTCGGTGCTCGGCATGGTCTTCGAGTACTACCGCGGGGAGCACGCGCACTGA
- a CDS encoding L,D-transpeptidase, which produces MRSVVRRAGVLAALLAMVLVVGCQSKSTGDPIEANANPGNRSAATPKKTTPPAKITLSAKKSAKVALTDPVKVSVSGGKLEKVTVTSEGVADLQGTLNAARTAWTAKADALLPARTYTVTASAKNADGRATDLSQTFTTAPPAKVLGTDITPLNGYNVGVGMPIIVKFTEPVKDRAAAQKRLVLETSKPVEGAWHWFSDSEVHYRPKTYWPAHTNVTLKVNTKDFDAGNGAWGIRDKVRTFSITNSVVTKVDLDRTHTAKVYVDGKLARTIDVTGGKKGWRTRNGTKVILEKRENVLFKNEAIGEKEHYRLTGRWALRLTWSGEFLHTATWSTSSQGRANVSHGCVGMNTKDSDWLWHVSHVGDPVEVSSKDGSPMQTTGNGYGDWNVSWTDWKAGSAL; this is translated from the coding sequence ATGCGGTCAGTGGTGCGTAGAGCAGGGGTGCTGGCAGCGTTGCTGGCAATGGTGTTGGTGGTCGGGTGTCAGTCGAAGTCCACGGGCGACCCGATCGAGGCGAACGCCAATCCGGGCAACCGCTCGGCGGCGACTCCCAAGAAGACGACTCCACCGGCCAAGATCACACTTTCCGCGAAGAAGTCGGCGAAGGTGGCGCTCACCGACCCGGTGAAGGTCTCCGTCAGCGGCGGCAAGCTGGAGAAGGTCACCGTCACCAGCGAGGGCGTCGCCGACCTTCAGGGCACGCTGAACGCCGCCCGGACCGCCTGGACCGCCAAGGCCGACGCCCTCCTGCCCGCAAGGACGTACACGGTGACGGCGAGCGCGAAGAACGCCGACGGGCGGGCGACCGATCTCAGCCAGACCTTCACCACGGCGCCGCCGGCCAAGGTGCTGGGCACCGACATCACCCCGCTGAACGGCTACAACGTCGGCGTGGGGATGCCGATCATCGTGAAGTTCACCGAGCCGGTCAAGGATCGCGCCGCAGCGCAGAAGCGGCTGGTGTTGGAGACGTCCAAGCCGGTCGAGGGAGCCTGGCACTGGTTCAGCGACTCCGAGGTCCACTACCGTCCGAAGACCTACTGGCCGGCGCACACGAACGTGACGCTGAAGGTGAACACCAAGGACTTCGACGCCGGTAACGGGGCGTGGGGGATCAGGGACAAGGTCCGCACGTTCAGCATCACCAACTCGGTGGTCACCAAGGTCGACCTCGACCGCACGCACACCGCGAAGGTGTACGTGGACGGCAAGCTGGCCCGCACCATCGACGTGACCGGTGGAAAGAAGGGGTGGCGGACCCGCAACGGCACGAAGGTGATCCTGGAGAAGCGGGAGAACGTCCTCTTCAAGAACGAGGCCATCGGCGAGAAGGAGCACTACCGGTTGACCGGAAGGTGGGCGCTCCGGTTGACCTGGAGCGGCGAGTTCCTGCACACCGCCACCTGGTCGACCAGCTCCCAGGGCCGTGCCAACGTCAGCCACGGCTGCGTGGGTATGAACACGAAGGATTCCGACTGGCTGTGGCACGTCTCCCACGTCGGTGACCCGGTGGAGGTGTCCAGCAAGGACGGCTCGCCGATGCAGACCACCGGCAACGGGTACGGCGACTGGAACGTCTCCTGGACGGACTGGAAGGCCGGCAGCGCACTGTAG
- the ctaD gene encoding cytochrome c oxidase subunit I: protein MTTTDHKVIGHLYLVTSFAFFLVGGLMALIMRSELARPGMQVLDKTNGELLYNQLFTMHGTIMLLLFATPLFVGFANVIMPLQIGSPDVAFPRMNMLSYWMFLFGGLITLGSFLTPSGAPDFGWTAYTPLSDAVRTPGVGGDLWVMGLYIAGLGTILGSVNFVTTIFCMRAPGMTMFRMPIFTWNVLVTSVLALIAFPILAGALLMLEADRHFGARVFDPANGGAGPLLWQHLFWFFGHPEVYIIALPFFGIITEIIPVFSRKPLFGYVGMVLATMGIAALSVAVWAHHMFVTGQVDLPFFSFMTFLIAVPTGMKFFNWIGSMWRGSVSFETPMLWSIGFLVTFLFGGLTGVILAAPPLDFHVSDTYFVVAHFHYVVFGTVVFAMFAGFYFWWPKMTGRMLNETLGKIHFWTLFFGFHLTFLVQHWLGVEGMPRRYADYTVQDGFATLNTVSTIGAFLLGMSTLPFLLNVIVSWKGPKVGVDDPWGWGRSLEWATSSPPPRHNFTSIPRIRSESPAFDVHHPEIALLDLAQNDPHGVADMPEHSGRDSQLHSSSQQNRKDRS, encoded by the coding sequence ATGACCACCACCGACCACAAGGTGATCGGTCACCTCTACCTCGTCACGTCGTTCGCGTTCTTCCTTGTCGGCGGCCTGATGGCACTGATCATGCGGTCCGAGCTGGCCCGGCCCGGCATGCAGGTCCTCGACAAGACCAACGGCGAGCTGCTCTACAACCAGCTGTTCACCATGCACGGCACGATCATGCTGCTGCTGTTCGCGACGCCGCTGTTCGTCGGGTTCGCCAACGTGATCATGCCGTTGCAGATCGGTTCGCCCGACGTCGCGTTCCCGCGGATGAACATGCTGAGCTACTGGATGTTCCTGTTCGGTGGCCTGATCACGCTGGGATCGTTCCTCACCCCGTCCGGCGCGCCTGACTTCGGCTGGACGGCGTACACCCCGCTCTCCGACGCGGTGCGGACCCCGGGCGTCGGCGGTGACCTGTGGGTGATGGGGCTCTACATCGCCGGTCTGGGAACCATCCTCGGCTCGGTCAACTTCGTCACCACGATCTTCTGCATGCGGGCACCGGGCATGACGATGTTCCGGATGCCGATCTTCACCTGGAACGTCCTGGTGACCAGCGTCCTCGCGTTGATCGCGTTCCCGATCCTCGCCGGCGCCCTGCTGATGCTGGAGGCCGACCGGCACTTCGGTGCACGCGTGTTCGATCCGGCCAACGGCGGTGCCGGTCCGTTGCTGTGGCAACACCTGTTCTGGTTCTTCGGGCACCCCGAGGTCTACATCATCGCGCTGCCGTTCTTCGGGATCATCACCGAGATCATCCCGGTGTTCAGCCGCAAGCCGCTGTTCGGCTACGTCGGCATGGTGCTGGCCACGATGGGTATCGCCGCCCTGTCGGTGGCTGTGTGGGCGCACCACATGTTCGTGACGGGCCAGGTGGACCTGCCGTTCTTCTCGTTCATGACGTTCCTCATCGCCGTGCCGACCGGAATGAAGTTCTTCAACTGGATCGGCTCGATGTGGCGCGGCTCGGTCAGTTTCGAGACGCCGATGCTGTGGTCGATCGGCTTCCTGGTGACGTTCCTCTTCGGCGGGCTCACCGGCGTGATCCTGGCCGCTCCACCACTGGACTTCCACGTCAGTGACACCTACTTCGTGGTCGCCCACTTCCACTACGTCGTCTTCGGCACCGTGGTGTTCGCGATGTTCGCGGGTTTCTACTTCTGGTGGCCGAAGATGACCGGCCGGATGCTGAACGAGACCCTCGGGAAGATCCACTTCTGGACGCTGTTCTTCGGCTTCCACCTGACCTTCCTGGTCCAGCACTGGTTGGGCGTGGAGGGCATGCCCCGCCGGTACGCCGACTACACCGTCCAGGACGGCTTCGCGACGCTGAACACCGTCTCCACCATCGGCGCTTTCCTGCTCGGAATGTCCACGTTGCCGTTCCTGCTCAACGTGATCGTGTCCTGGAAGGGCCCCAAGGTCGGGGTCGACGACCCGTGGGGCTGGGGCCGGTCGCTGGAATGGGCCACCTCGTCCCCGCCGCCGCGGCACAACTTCACCTCGATCCCGCGGATCCGCTCCGAAAGCCCGGCGTTCGACGTCCACCACCCGGAGATCGCGCTGCTCGACCTCGCGCAGAACGACCCGCACGGTGTCGCCGACATGCCCGAGCACAGCGGCCGCGACAGTCAACTCCACTCCAGCTCGCAGCAGAACCGGAAGGACCGCTCGTGA
- the coxB gene encoding cytochrome c oxidase subunit II translates to MRSNAGERAPRPILRRASVASLVGIALLVASGCSTEQLDTWKRGGMPPPASDRATHTLSLWQGAWIAALAVGVLVWGLIIWAVIAYRRRDDSVPAQVRYHLPIEILYSAVPFVIIAVLFFFTVRDQNAILKVDKNDPPTNVVNVVGQQWSWTFNYENAPGVGTVWETGTPEHLPTLYLPVGQKVGFKLNSPDVVHSFFIPAFLFKMDVFPGKTNYFELTPTKEGEFAGKCAELCGVYHSRMLFTVHVVSKEEYAAHLRQLKAKGQTGLNTGGAASRTQQGLQTEGEGGTK, encoded by the coding sequence GTGAGGTCGAACGCTGGCGAACGCGCTCCGCGCCCGATTCTGCGCAGGGCGTCCGTGGCGTCGCTCGTAGGCATCGCCCTGCTCGTGGCGAGTGGCTGCTCCACCGAGCAGCTGGACACCTGGAAGCGGGGCGGCATGCCCCCGCCCGCGAGTGACCGGGCCACCCACACTCTGAGCCTGTGGCAGGGCGCCTGGATCGCCGCGCTCGCGGTCGGCGTCCTGGTCTGGGGGCTGATCATCTGGGCGGTGATCGCCTACCGCCGCCGGGACGACTCCGTTCCGGCGCAGGTCCGCTACCACCTGCCGATCGAGATCCTCTACTCCGCGGTGCCGTTCGTGATCATCGCGGTGCTCTTCTTCTTCACCGTGCGCGACCAGAACGCGATCCTCAAGGTCGACAAGAACGATCCGCCCACCAACGTCGTCAACGTCGTGGGCCAGCAGTGGAGCTGGACGTTCAACTACGAGAACGCACCCGGCGTCGGCACGGTGTGGGAGACCGGGACCCCCGAGCACCTTCCGACGCTCTACCTCCCCGTGGGGCAGAAGGTCGGTTTCAAGCTCAACTCGCCCGATGTGGTCCATTCCTTCTTCATCCCGGCGTTCCTGTTCAAGATGGACGTCTTCCCGGGCAAGACCAACTACTTCGAGCTGACCCCGACCAAGGAGGGTGAGTTCGCCGGCAAGTGCGCCGAACTCTGCGGCGTGTACCACTCCCGGATGCTGTTCACCGTGCACGTGGTGAGCAAGGAGGAGTACGCCGCGCACCTGCGTCAGCTGAAGGCCAAGGGCCAGACGGGCCTGAACACCGGCGGCGCGGCTTCACGGACCCAGCAGGGGCTGCAGACGGAAGGCGAGGGAGGGACCAAGTGA
- a CDS encoding carbohydrate kinase family protein: MPIAVTGSIATDHLMTFGGKFRDSLVVDQLDKISVSFLADDLEVRRGGVAANIAFGMACLGLDPVLVGAVGHDFADYRSWLERHGVDCGSVHTSDEHHTARFVCTTDSAHAQIATFYPGAMSEARKIELAPVAERVGGLDLVVIGANDPEAMRRHTDECRDRGYAFAADPSQQLAWSDGELIRELIDGATYFLSNEYESALTEQKTGWNTEEILTRVGVVVTTLGSEGVRIHRKGEAPIHVGVAPVRGLVDPTGVGDGFRAGFLASVGWGLDLERAAQVGCLLAAHVIETVGPQEYALTRETFLGRLAEAYGDDAAADVEPMLTRVQEKITRS, from the coding sequence GTGCCAATCGCGGTTACCGGGTCGATCGCCACCGACCACCTCATGACGTTCGGCGGCAAGTTCCGCGACTCCCTCGTGGTCGACCAGCTGGACAAGATCTCGGTGTCGTTCCTCGCCGACGACCTCGAGGTACGCCGGGGTGGCGTCGCCGCCAACATCGCGTTCGGCATGGCCTGCCTCGGCCTGGACCCAGTCCTCGTCGGCGCGGTCGGCCACGACTTCGCCGACTACCGTTCGTGGTTGGAGCGGCACGGCGTCGACTGTGGCTCGGTGCACACAAGTGACGAACACCACACGGCGAGGTTCGTGTGCACGACCGACTCCGCCCACGCCCAGATCGCCACCTTCTACCCCGGCGCGATGAGCGAGGCCCGGAAGATCGAGCTCGCCCCCGTGGCCGAACGCGTCGGCGGGCTCGACCTCGTGGTGATCGGCGCCAACGACCCCGAGGCGATGCGCAGGCACACCGACGAGTGCCGGGACCGCGGCTACGCGTTCGCCGCCGACCCCTCCCAGCAGCTCGCCTGGTCCGACGGGGAGCTGATCCGCGAGCTGATCGACGGCGCCACCTACTTCCTCTCCAACGAGTACGAATCCGCGCTGACCGAGCAGAAGACCGGCTGGAACACCGAGGAGATCCTGACCCGGGTCGGCGTGGTCGTCACCACGCTCGGCTCGGAGGGTGTCCGCATCCACCGCAAGGGCGAGGCGCCGATCCACGTGGGCGTCGCACCCGTACGCGGCCTGGTCGACCCCACCGGCGTGGGCGACGGCTTCCGTGCCGGTTTCCTGGCCTCGGTCGGCTGGGGGCTCGACCTCGAGCGGGCCGCGCAGGTCGGCTGCCTGCTCGCCGCGCACGTGATCGAGACCGTCGGCCCGCAGGAGTACGCCCTCACCCGGGAGACCTTCCTCGGCCGGCTGGCCGAGGCGTACGGCGACGACGCCGCGGCCGACGTCGAGCCCATGCTCACCCGCGTCCAGGAGAAGATCACGCGTTCCTGA
- a CDS encoding cytochrome b, protein MSSATPHPLGKPLEFLDDRIGLAKLVRKNIRKVFPDHWSFLLGEIALYSFIILLLSGTFLTLWFKPSMQEVVYSGPYVPLRGVHMSEAFASTLHISFDVRGGLLMRQIHHWSAMLFIGAMTLHMLRTFFTGAFRKPREINWLIGTILLQLGLVEGFTGYSLPDDLLSGTGLRFIEGLLRAFPVVGTYLSYFVFGGAFPGDIVIPRLYPVHILLLPGVILALITAHLALVVYHKHTQFPGPGRTNQNVVGYPLLPVYMAKAGGFFFIVFGVTALMGVLFQLNPVWVYGPYNPSQVGAGTQPDWYMGWVEGGLRIMPNWETHIAGFTISWNIFVPGFGLLGLLAVVLALYPFIESWVTGDRREHHLLDRPRNQPVRTAFGVAGMTFYGLLWIGGGNDIIATIFHLAINDITWFLRFAVFIGPVIAFLITKRICIGLQRRDRERLLHGRETGIVMRAPNGEVSEIHAPLDPEEAWTIASHDRQEPLEVGSGVDAHGVADPHFRRRKLRARASRFYFGDQLQVPTKAELEAAHGNGHGHELANGNGHARELANGHGDGTKQVGAGGGSSRSEH, encoded by the coding sequence ATGAGCAGCGCGACACCACACCCCCTCGGCAAGCCCCTGGAGTTCCTGGACGATCGCATCGGCCTGGCCAAGCTCGTCAGGAAGAACATCCGCAAGGTCTTCCCCGACCACTGGTCGTTCCTGCTCGGTGAGATCGCGCTCTACAGCTTCATCATCCTGTTGCTGTCGGGCACCTTCCTGACGCTGTGGTTCAAGCCGAGCATGCAGGAGGTCGTGTACAGCGGTCCCTACGTGCCGTTGCGCGGCGTGCACATGTCCGAGGCGTTCGCCTCGACGCTGCACATCTCCTTCGACGTCCGCGGCGGGCTGCTGATGCGGCAGATCCACCACTGGTCGGCGATGCTCTTCATCGGCGCGATGACCCTGCACATGCTCCGGACGTTCTTCACCGGGGCGTTCCGCAAGCCGCGGGAGATCAACTGGCTGATCGGGACCATCCTGCTGCAGCTGGGCCTGGTCGAGGGCTTCACCGGCTACTCACTCCCCGACGACCTGCTCTCCGGCACCGGTCTGCGCTTCATCGAGGGTCTGCTGCGGGCGTTCCCGGTGGTCGGCACCTACCTGTCGTACTTCGTGTTCGGCGGGGCGTTCCCGGGCGACATCGTCATCCCACGCCTGTATCCGGTGCACATCCTGTTGCTCCCCGGAGTCATCCTGGCGCTGATCACGGCGCACCTGGCGCTGGTCGTCTACCACAAGCACACCCAGTTCCCGGGCCCCGGGCGGACCAACCAGAACGTCGTCGGCTACCCGCTGCTTCCGGTGTACATGGCCAAGGCCGGCGGCTTCTTCTTCATCGTCTTCGGCGTCACCGCGCTGATGGGTGTGCTGTTCCAGCTGAACCCCGTCTGGGTGTACGGGCCGTACAACCCGTCCCAGGTCGGTGCCGGCACCCAGCCCGACTGGTACATGGGCTGGGTCGAGGGCGGCCTGCGCATCATGCCGAACTGGGAAACCCACATAGCGGGCTTCACCATCAGCTGGAACATCTTCGTGCCAGGCTTCGGTCTGCTCGGGCTGCTGGCCGTCGTCCTCGCGCTCTACCCGTTCATCGAGTCCTGGGTGACCGGTGACCGGCGCGAGCACCACCTGCTGGACCGGCCCCGCAACCAGCCGGTGCGGACCGCGTTCGGTGTGGCCGGGATGACGTTCTACGGCCTGCTGTGGATCGGCGGCGGTAACGACATCATCGCCACCATCTTCCACCTGGCGATCAACGACATCACCTGGTTCCTCCGCTTCGCTGTGTTCATCGGCCCGGTGATCGCGTTCCTGATCACCAAACGGATCTGCATCGGCCTGCAGCGCCGGGACCGGGAGCGGCTGCTCCACGGCCGGGAGACGGGCATCGTCATGCGGGCTCCCAACGGAGAGGTCAGCGAGATCCACGCTCCCCTCGATCCGGAGGAGGCTTGGACGATCGCCAGCCACGACCGCCAGGAGCCGCTCGAGGTCGGTTCGGGCGTGGACGCCCACGGTGTGGCCGACCCCCACTTCCGGCGGCGGAAGCTGCGCGCGCGTGCGTCCCGCTTCTACTTCGGCGACCAGCTACAGGTGCCGACGAAGGCCGAGTTGGAAGCCGCCCACGGCAACGGCCACGGCCACGAGCTGGCCAACGGGAACGGCCACGCCCGCGAGCTGGCCAACGGCCACGGCGACGGTACGAAGCAGGTCGGCGCCGGCGGCGGGAGCTCCCGCTCCGAGCACTGA